One part of the Anaerolineales bacterium genome encodes these proteins:
- a CDS encoding MBL fold metallo-hydrolase → MASEWHLIPTGRVWVDPGGPFGLVPRSLWSRSQQANEHGLVAMDLTCLLIISEGKTILVDTGLGDKLNEKGMRQWNLEYPQGTMLENLATHGVRPQDVDIVLDTHLHGDHCSGNTTLADGALVATFPKAEYWVQRLEFADAMHTNERTRATYLPENFVPLWEQGKLRLLHGDTQVTKDVRCVVTPGHTRAMQCVLYEGDSTPLLYVADLASYAVHMERRAWVTAYDVEPLETIRTKGYWQDWALETQARLVFEHDTTMPVGVLTQDTEGKLKVKAVSIN, encoded by the coding sequence ATGGCCTCAGAATGGCATCTCATCCCCACCGGGCGTGTATGGGTGGACCCGGGTGGCCCGTTTGGCCTGGTGCCGCGCTCCTTGTGGAGCCGCAGCCAGCAAGCCAATGAGCACGGCCTAGTGGCGATGGACCTGACCTGCCTGCTGATCATCTCAGAGGGCAAGACCATCCTGGTGGATACAGGGCTGGGCGACAAGCTGAACGAGAAGGGCATGCGCCAGTGGAACCTGGAGTACCCGCAAGGCACGATGCTCGAGAACCTTGCGACACACGGCGTGCGCCCGCAGGATGTGGACATTGTGCTGGATACGCACCTGCACGGCGACCACTGCAGCGGCAATACGACGCTCGCCGACGGTGCACTGGTGGCCACCTTCCCCAAGGCTGAATACTGGGTGCAGCGCCTGGAGTTTGCCGACGCGATGCACACGAATGAACGCACGCGGGCCACGTATTTGCCCGAGAATTTTGTGCCACTATGGGAGCAGGGCAAACTGCGCCTGCTGCACGGCGATACGCAGGTGACCAAGGATGTGCGCTGCGTGGTGACACCTGGCCACACGCGGGCCATGCAGTGCGTGCTATACGAAGGCGACAGTACGCCGTTGCTGTACGTCGCCGACCTGGCAAGCTATGCAGTGCACATGGAGCGGCGCGCCTGGGTAACGGCGTACGATGTAGAGCCGCTGGAAACCATCCGTACCAAGGGCTATTGGCAGGACTGGGCTCTGGAAACGCAGGCCCGCCTGGTATTCGAGCATGACACGACCATGCCAGTGGGTGTGCTGACCCAGGACACTGAGGGCAAGCTGAAGGTGAAGGCAGTCTCCATCAATTGA
- a CDS encoding VOC family protein, giving the protein MLPNRSMPNSLVIPTLAYPDVPTAADWLCAAFGFTPRLRIGGHRIQLNVGDGGCIVVTRGEPGGADHSVMVRVADVNAHHAQAKAAGAKILASPQDFPYGERQYSVSDPAGHVWTFSQTLRDSDPAEWGGILAEN; this is encoded by the coding sequence ATGCTCCCCAATCGCTCCATGCCGAATAGCCTTGTCATTCCCACGCTGGCCTATCCAGACGTGCCCACCGCCGCCGATTGGCTGTGCGCCGCCTTCGGCTTCACCCCGCGCCTGCGCATCGGCGGCCACCGCATCCAGCTCAACGTAGGTGACGGAGGCTGCATCGTTGTCACTCGCGGCGAGCCGGGCGGCGCAGACCACAGCGTCATGGTGCGCGTGGCCGATGTCAACGCCCACCACGCCCAGGCCAAGGCCGCCGGCGCCAAAATTCTGGCCAGTCCGCAGGATTTTCCTTACGGCGAGCGCCAATACAGCGTCTCCGACCCCGCCGGCCACGTGTGGACCTTCTCCCAGACCCTGCGCGACTCCGACCCCGCTGAATGGGGTGGCATCCTGGCCGAGAACTGA
- a CDS encoding DNA polymerase III subunit alpha — protein sequence MSSSFVHLHVHTEYSLLDGFSKIPKLVDRAKELEMPALAITDHGALYGVIDFFNTARERDIKPLIGIETYLASRTMQHRDPEEDKKSFHMLLLAENATGYQNLLKIASASQLDGFYYFPRIDREFLAAHSEGLIATSGCLSAEVPRAIQNEQLAEARKKLDWYYEVFGPDRFFLEMQHHDIPELQRVNRTLMELGSRYQSRFVATNDVHYVNQSDARLQDVLLCVQTGALLNDSRRMKMTGDSYYLRTPQEMAELFSEVPDALSNTLLIAERCNVDLSTQGYRLPEFDVPTGHTPATYLRELCEAGLPRLYPGREQDTDVRTRLDHEINTINQMGFAAYFLIVWDLCKFAAEQGIWYNARGSAAGSIVAYLLGITLVDPLAHGLIFERFLNVDRVSMPDIDLDFQDDKRSRMLEYAARRYGDDRVAAIITFNKLKARAAVRDVGRVMNVPLSDVDRVAKMIPNIPGKPVTITEALEEIRDLKTEYNSNPQSKELLNTAIQMEGVIRGAGTHAAGVVIADKPIIEYVPLHRPTGNATEDTPIKKLTQFEMATLESLGLLKVDFLGLATLTIMQRACVLIKERRGVDLNLYNIPLDDPETFELLGRGETAGVFQFEGSGMRRWMVAMKPKGLDNAVAMVALFRPGPMDFIPTYIARMHGKEQVKYAHPKLESIFAETYGIPVYQEQLMFAVMEVAGYTPSEADDLRKAIAKKIESKLHKHRKKFIEGAVKQGIAEKTAEGIFADWENFARYGFNKAHAADYGLIAVQTAYLKTHFAVEYMTALLSVSQGDTDKVAAYITDCQRMNIDVLPPDLNSSVWDFAVEDREDTAGAIRFGLGAVKNVGRGAIEAIIVGRGAQPFQNLGDLAHRVDLRHVGKRPLESLVKAGALDAFGDRHSLLDAVDQIVATSAAHFAAKEAGQLSMFAAGSGMEQPITLASANHADTEFARRERLNWEREVIGLYVSDHPLSHMMSTIAEVVTHKSTELGEAQHEERVRVAGQVKTFRSFQTKRGKDMAFVTLDDGFGLIELVLFPETWKRFAGLVQLDNLVLVEGKIDAENAEPKVLADKLDTNFNIVEPLRASAPAAGAQPANLVPVRQPAAAEPDGLPMPAIAEPPATGPQPAYASSDEPDFDPSPADMPAEPETFAGDWWDVQAQDHSPMVKVPVEAADEHTIEMDLSEPAYTAEVEPEPPLDIAPDTTAVSVAATELGASVSPVSAAPPQPAATKPAPAPVPPLAPPAQAKPTPQAQPAAPAKPGQERRPRIATIYLRSLGDKMRDILHIRRVHGAIISYPGNDRFNFYVFEGRSSYLIEFPNETTDLNDELVARLESLLGPNNVRVEDLKIH from the coding sequence ATGTCCTCTTCCTTCGTCCACCTCCACGTCCACACTGAGTATTCCCTGCTGGACGGGTTCAGCAAGATTCCCAAACTGGTGGATCGAGCCAAAGAGCTGGAGATGCCCGCCCTGGCCATCACCGACCACGGCGCGCTCTACGGCGTAATTGACTTCTTCAACACCGCCCGTGAGCGAGACATCAAGCCCCTCATCGGCATCGAGACCTACCTCGCCTCGCGCACCATGCAGCATCGTGACCCTGAGGAAGACAAAAAGTCCTTCCACATGCTGCTGCTGGCCGAAAACGCCACCGGCTACCAAAACCTGCTCAAGATCGCCTCGGCTTCTCAGCTGGATGGCTTCTATTATTTTCCCCGCATTGACCGCGAGTTCCTCGCCGCCCATTCCGAAGGGCTCATCGCTACCTCCGGCTGTCTCTCCGCTGAGGTCCCCCGCGCCATCCAGAACGAGCAGCTAGCCGAGGCGCGCAAGAAGCTCGATTGGTACTACGAAGTCTTCGGGCCAGATCGTTTCTTCCTTGAAATGCAGCATCACGATATCCCCGAGTTGCAGCGTGTCAACCGCACCCTGATGGAGCTCGGCTCGCGTTACCAAAGCCGCTTCGTCGCCACCAACGATGTGCACTACGTCAACCAGAGCGACGCCCGCCTGCAGGATGTGCTGCTCTGCGTGCAGACCGGCGCACTGCTCAATGATTCGCGCCGCATGAAGATGACCGGCGACTCGTACTACCTGCGCACCCCGCAGGAAATGGCCGAGCTTTTCTCCGAAGTTCCCGATGCGCTCAGCAATACCCTGCTCATTGCTGAGCGCTGCAACGTAGACCTCAGCACCCAGGGCTACCGCCTACCCGAATTCGATGTGCCCACCGGCCACACGCCCGCCACCTACCTGCGCGAACTTTGCGAGGCTGGCCTGCCGCGTCTCTACCCGGGCCGCGAGCAGGACACTGATGTCCGCACCCGCCTCGACCATGAAATTAACACCATCAATCAGATGGGATTTGCTGCCTATTTCCTCATCGTGTGGGACCTGTGCAAGTTCGCCGCCGAACAGGGCATTTGGTACAACGCCCGCGGTTCGGCGGCCGGCTCCATCGTTGCCTATTTGCTGGGCATCACCCTCGTAGACCCGTTGGCCCATGGCCTCATCTTTGAGCGCTTCCTAAATGTAGACCGCGTCAGCATGCCCGATATTGACCTGGACTTCCAGGACGATAAGCGTTCGCGCATGCTGGAATACGCCGCCCGCCGCTACGGCGATGACCGCGTGGCCGCCATCATCACTTTCAACAAGCTCAAAGCCCGCGCCGCTGTGCGCGATGTGGGCCGCGTGATGAATGTGCCCCTCAGCGATGTCGACCGCGTCGCCAAGATGATCCCCAACATCCCCGGCAAACCCGTGACCATCACCGAGGCGCTCGAAGAGATCCGTGACCTCAAGACGGAGTACAACAGCAACCCCCAGTCAAAAGAGTTGCTGAATACTGCCATTCAGATGGAAGGCGTGATCCGTGGCGCGGGCACTCACGCCGCCGGCGTGGTGATCGCTGACAAGCCCATCATCGAATACGTGCCGCTGCATCGGCCAACCGGCAACGCCACCGAAGACACGCCCATTAAAAAACTGACCCAGTTCGAGATGGCGACGCTGGAGTCGCTCGGCCTGCTCAAGGTCGATTTCCTCGGCCTCGCCACCCTAACCATCATGCAGCGCGCCTGCGTCCTCATCAAAGAGCGCCGCGGGGTAGACCTCAATCTCTACAACATCCCGCTGGATGACCCTGAGACCTTCGAGCTGCTCGGCCGGGGCGAGACCGCCGGCGTCTTCCAGTTTGAAGGTTCGGGCATGCGCCGCTGGATGGTGGCGATGAAACCCAAAGGGCTCGACAATGCGGTGGCCATGGTGGCCCTCTTCCGCCCCGGGCCAATGGATTTCATCCCCACCTACATTGCCCGCATGCACGGCAAAGAGCAGGTCAAGTACGCTCATCCCAAACTTGAGAGCATCTTCGCTGAGACCTACGGCATCCCGGTCTACCAGGAACAATTGATGTTCGCCGTCATGGAGGTGGCCGGTTACACGCCCTCCGAGGCGGACGACCTGCGCAAGGCCATCGCCAAAAAGATCGAATCCAAGCTGCACAAGCACCGCAAGAAATTTATTGAAGGTGCAGTCAAGCAGGGCATTGCCGAAAAAACCGCCGAGGGTATTTTTGCCGATTGGGAAAACTTTGCCCGCTACGGTTTCAACAAAGCCCACGCTGCAGACTATGGCCTCATCGCCGTTCAAACCGCCTACCTCAAGACCCACTTTGCTGTTGAGTACATGACAGCCTTGCTATCCGTCTCCCAAGGCGACACCGACAAAGTGGCTGCCTACATCACTGATTGCCAGCGCATGAACATTGACGTCCTGCCGCCTGACTTGAATTCCAGTGTGTGGGATTTCGCTGTCGAGGACCGCGAAGACACTGCCGGCGCCATTCGTTTCGGCCTCGGCGCCGTCAAGAACGTTGGCCGCGGCGCCATCGAAGCCATCATCGTCGGGCGCGGCGCCCAGCCCTTCCAAAACCTGGGCGACCTTGCCCACCGCGTAGATCTGCGCCATGTCGGCAAACGCCCGCTGGAGAGCCTGGTGAAGGCAGGCGCCCTGGATGCCTTTGGTGATCGCCACTCGCTGCTCGATGCGGTTGACCAGATCGTGGCCACCAGCGCGGCTCACTTTGCGGCCAAGGAGGCTGGCCAGCTCAGCATGTTTGCCGCTGGCAGCGGCATGGAGCAGCCCATCACCCTGGCGTCCGCCAACCACGCCGATACTGAATTTGCTCGCCGTGAGCGCCTCAATTGGGAGCGTGAGGTCATCGGCCTCTACGTATCAGACCATCCGCTCAGCCACATGATGAGCACCATTGCCGAAGTGGTCACCCACAAATCCACCGAACTCGGCGAAGCCCAGCATGAGGAACGCGTCCGCGTCGCCGGCCAGGTCAAAACTTTCCGCAGCTTCCAGACCAAGCGCGGCAAAGACATGGCCTTCGTCACGCTGGATGATGGTTTCGGCCTCATCGAGCTGGTGCTCTTCCCGGAAACCTGGAAGCGTTTCGCCGGCCTGGTGCAGTTGGATAATCTCGTACTGGTGGAAGGCAAGATCGATGCTGAGAACGCTGAGCCCAAAGTGCTCGCCGATAAGCTCGATACCAACTTCAACATCGTCGAGCCGCTCCGCGCCTCCGCACCTGCTGCCGGTGCGCAGCCCGCAAACTTGGTCCCGGTCCGCCAGCCCGCCGCCGCTGAACCAGACGGGCTACCTATGCCCGCCATCGCCGAGCCGCCCGCAACCGGGCCGCAACCTGCCTACGCATCCTCAGACGAGCCTGATTTTGATCCCAGCCCCGCCGATATGCCCGCTGAGCCTGAAACCTTTGCCGGCGACTGGTGGGATGTGCAGGCTCAGGACCATTCGCCCATGGTCAAAGTTCCTGTCGAAGCCGCCGATGAGCACACCATTGAAATGGACCTCAGCGAGCCTGCCTACACCGCCGAGGTTGAACCCGAGCCTCCACTGGACATTGCCCCGGATACCACAGCCGTTAGTGTCGCCGCCACCGAACTTGGCGCCAGCGTCAGTCCAGTGTCTGCTGCGCCCCCGCAGCCTGCGGCCACCAAGCCCGCTCCCGCCCCAGTGCCCCCGTTGGCTCCGCCCGCACAGGCAAAACCTACCCCGCAGGCGCAGCCCGCCGCGCCAGCCAAGCCTGGCCAGGAGCGCCGGCCGCGCATCGCTACCATATACCTGCGTAGCCTGGGCGACAAAATGCGCGACATCTTGCACATCCGCCGCGTCCATGGCGCCATCATCAGCTATCCCGGTAACGACCGCTTCAATTTCTATGTCTTCGAGGGGCGCAGCAGCTACCTCATCGAATTCCCCAACGAAACCACCGACCTCAACGATGAGTTGGTTGCCCGACTGGAAAGTCTGCTCGGCCCCAACAACGTCCGCGTCGAAGACTTGAAAATACACTAG
- the pfkA gene encoding 6-phosphofructokinase: MSTIKRIAVLTSGGDAPGMNTCIRAVARCALFNGIDVIGIRDGYEGMLRGDMAPLDAREVGGIIQRGGTILGTARSEEFRTEAGQLKAMQHLEQHGVDALVVIGGDGSMRGARALAARGLPVVGVPGSIDNDLWGTNMSIGVDTALNTICDAIDKLRDTASSHRRAFLIETMGRNCGYLAVMAGVIGGAEVVLIPEAPVTIEEVAAKVEDAYKRGKTHSIVIVSEGANILTTELASALDKMDVGFSTRITILGHIQRGGRPSAFDRLLASRMGVKAVDALLAGQTDVMMGLRGREVEPVPLADVTTKQREANLDYYEMAKMLAF; the protein is encoded by the coding sequence ATGTCTACCATCAAACGTATCGCAGTCCTCACCTCTGGCGGCGACGCCCCCGGCATGAACACCTGCATCCGCGCCGTAGCCCGCTGCGCGCTCTTCAACGGCATAGACGTCATCGGTATTCGCGACGGCTATGAGGGTATGCTGCGCGGCGATATGGCTCCGCTGGATGCCCGCGAGGTCGGCGGCATCATTCAGCGAGGCGGTACCATCCTCGGTACCGCCCGCAGCGAAGAGTTTCGCACTGAAGCCGGCCAACTCAAGGCCATGCAGCATCTTGAGCAGCACGGCGTTGATGCCCTCGTCGTCATCGGCGGCGACGGTTCCATGCGCGGGGCCAGGGCCCTGGCGGCCCGCGGGCTGCCGGTGGTTGGCGTCCCTGGCAGCATTGATAACGATCTGTGGGGCACCAACATGTCCATCGGCGTGGATACCGCCCTCAACACCATCTGCGATGCTATAGATAAACTGCGCGACACCGCATCATCGCACCGCCGCGCCTTCCTCATCGAAACCATGGGCCGCAACTGCGGTTACCTTGCCGTCATGGCCGGGGTGATTGGCGGCGCTGAAGTCGTACTCATCCCCGAAGCGCCTGTCACGATCGAAGAAGTGGCTGCCAAAGTTGAGGATGCCTACAAGCGTGGCAAGACCCACTCCATCGTGATCGTCTCCGAAGGCGCCAACATCCTCACCACCGAGCTCGCCAGCGCGCTCGACAAGATGGATGTTGGCTTTAGCACCCGTATCACCATCCTCGGCCATATCCAGCGTGGCGGGCGGCCCAGCGCCTTCGACCGCCTGCTCGCCAGCCGCATGGGCGTCAAAGCCGTCGACGCCCTGCTCGCCGGCCAGACCGACGTCATGATGGGTCTGCGCGGCCGCGAAGTCGAGCCTGTCCCCCTGGCAGACGTCACCACCAAACAGCGCGAAGCCAACCTCGACTACTACGAGATGGCCAAGATGCTTGCCTTCTAA
- a CDS encoding type II toxin-antitoxin system Phd/YefM family antitoxin yields MKTISIAEAHNRLSALLKKIRKGAITLTSHGKPVGVLLAPEEYERLRQFEAYGQVERLSHSLRESGLTASELYEASRDELEDRS; encoded by the coding sequence ATGAAAACAATCTCCATTGCCGAGGCGCACAACCGCCTTTCTGCGTTGCTGAAGAAGATACGCAAGGGTGCCATCACTCTTACCAGCCACGGCAAGCCTGTGGGCGTGCTGCTAGCGCCCGAGGAATACGAGCGCCTGCGCCAATTCGAGGCCTACGGCCAAGTGGAGCGACTCTCACACTCCCTACGCGAAAGTGGCTTGACTGCCAGCGAGCTATACGAGGCATCGCGTGACGAATTAGAAGACCGCTCGTGA